The following coding sequences lie in one Methylotuvimicrobium alcaliphilum 20Z genomic window:
- the brnA gene encoding type II toxin-antitoxin system BrnA family antitoxin, with translation MKAKDFDKKFDQGKKDIIDDLDLSTARRVNQEQKRINVDFPSWVVDSLDREAARIGVTRQLIIKVWLVERLKAEAANKALNGDASNGAH, from the coding sequence ATGAAAGCTAAAGATTTTGATAAGAAATTTGACCAAGGTAAAAAAGACATCATTGATGATCTTGACTTATCCACGGCGCGTCGTGTCAACCAGGAACAGAAGCGCATAAATGTCGACTTTCCTTCGTGGGTAGTAGACTCGTTGGACCGTGAAGCGGCTCGTATCGGTGTTACCCGGCAATTGATCATCAAGGTCTGGCTGGTTGAGCGCTTGAAAGCTGAAGCTGCTAACAAAGCCCTCAATGGTGATGCCTCAAACGGCGCACATTAG